A window from Bacteroidota bacterium encodes these proteins:
- a CDS encoding integrase core domain-containing protein, with translation AERVNGILKLEYGLDGCFINLKQVRQALREAVWLYNHERPHTTLGYRKPDQVYRTGLKSQTIH, from the coding sequence AGCAGAACGGGTCAATGGCATACTCAAACTGGAATATGGACTTGATGGTTGCTTTATCAACCTCAAGCAAGTACGCCAGGCATTACGAGAGGCAGTCTGGCTCTATAATCACGAACGTCCACATACAACACTCGGCTATCGCAAACCCGACCAGGTCTACCGAACTGGGCTTAAATCACAAACTATACACTAA
- a CDS encoding lipase family protein, translating to MRILILVAISFVPAYAGSAPLYAAPVQGIALVQTVDFEDTEELRGALLGAEQLGIRSRDEIAAALADEGIPGVPQYGVVLYRVLYKTVDHEGMLREASGAVAIPLTLDGPAPLLSYQHGSVSARRRVPSAQGFDLVSMGLSGSGYVTALPDYLGLGASDTFHPYVHAATLGTSVVDFLRATRLLCAQLDIPLSEQLFLVGYSEGGYATMAAHREIEAHHTDEFTVTASAPMAGPYNLSDVMVEQMLEDKPYPTPGYLPFTLVSYDRVYDLFDDLSDVLREPYANAVDSLFNGNYALREINEHLPSVPRDMLTDNFVAALREKTHPLQKALAENDVHNWAPVAPMRLFHCVDDDQVSFRNAEKALAAFQAHGADHVELAALEFGGHESCAPPALFLGKLWLDGFRAGQQAPMLQANIKIIKSGTF from the coding sequence ATGCGTATACTAATTCTGGTAGCTATATCTTTTGTCCCCGCATATGCAGGCTCAGCCCCCCTTTATGCTGCACCCGTTCAGGGCATAGCGTTGGTGCAAACTGTTGATTTTGAGGATACGGAAGAACTCCGTGGCGCTTTGCTTGGTGCAGAGCAACTGGGTATCCGGTCACGCGATGAAATTGCAGCTGCCCTGGCGGATGAGGGCATTCCCGGCGTCCCGCAGTACGGCGTTGTCTTGTACCGCGTATTGTATAAGACCGTGGATCATGAAGGCATGTTGCGCGAGGCATCAGGGGCCGTAGCTATTCCGCTTACGCTAGACGGGCCGGCGCCGTTACTGAGCTACCAGCACGGGAGTGTATCCGCCCGCCGGCGGGTCCCTTCAGCGCAAGGGTTTGACCTTGTAAGTATGGGCTTGAGCGGCAGCGGTTATGTAACAGCACTGCCCGACTATCTTGGATTGGGTGCATCAGACACTTTTCATCCTTACGTACACGCCGCGACACTCGGTACAAGCGTCGTTGATTTTCTGCGCGCCACACGCCTGCTGTGCGCCCAACTCGATATACCGCTTAGTGAACAACTTTTCCTGGTAGGCTATTCGGAGGGGGGATACGCAACGATGGCCGCGCATCGGGAAATAGAGGCCCATCATACTGATGAGTTTACTGTAACGGCTTCAGCGCCGATGGCCGGCCCGTATAACTTGTCTGATGTAATGGTAGAGCAGATGCTGGAAGATAAACCGTACCCGACACCAGGATACCTGCCATTCACCCTTGTTTCATATGACCGGGTGTACGACCTCTTTGATGACCTGTCTGATGTATTGCGCGAACCGTATGCAAATGCGGTAGACTCCCTCTTCAACGGCAACTACGCGCTGCGCGAAATAAACGAGCATCTTCCCAGTGTGCCACGCGACATGTTAACGGACAATTTTGTGGCGGCACTCCGCGAGAAAACACATCCCTTGCAGAAAGCATTGGCAGAGAACGATGTCCATAACTGGGCACCGGTTGCGCCGATGCGACTCTTCCATTGCGTTGATGACGACCAGGTATCGTTCCGGAATGCAGAAAAGGCGCTGGCAGCATTCCAGGCGCACGGGGCAGACCATGTAGAACTTGCCGCGCTCGAGTTTGGTGGCCACGAGTCGTGCGCGCCGCCGGCCCTGTTTCTAGGAAAACTCTGGCTAGACGGCTTCCGCGCCGGCCAACAAGCGCCCATGCTGCAGGCGAATATCAAGATTATCAAATCGGGCACGTTTTAG
- a CDS encoding M1 family metallopeptidase: MNTSFQRVLLALLLCSLSWSPAASAQPQTAFPLHNQAVFAPLDWPAPTPERAVTGFPGPNYWQQQADYAIAVTLDPATHRIAGTVRITYTNNSPHPLPFLWLQLDQQAFAHDSRNAQLHGPNSRWRGAFADGGFALSEVTVGRNGRVYAPHYHIDGTRMKIELQHPVLPNGGVVDVTMAYSYTIPPFGADRTGHQEFEQGTVYQIAQWYPRMFVFDDVNGWNTMPYLGQGEFYTAFGNYNLELTAPADFVVVATGTLLNEEEVFTPEQVRRLVKARTQAETMHIIREKEVGKKQSRPSDVTALTWRYRAENVRDVAWAASQAFILDAASWEDVLIMSAYPKEAIGTPESPGWERSTAYVRHAVAFYSDAWYRYPYPVAINVAGPVGGMEYPMLIFCSYQARGQALFGVTDHEIGHTWFPMLVGSDERRHGWMDEGFNTFINYFSNKAFYGPDAERLQRYAPARTADRMQQPFADQPSLTYADQIRADGVGFLSYRKPAVGLLLLRNYILGPDRFDPAFQSYIRAWAYKHPQPADFFRSIEQAAGEDLSWFWRGWFYGTATLDQQVVRRNAGTDNAHWIVQHASDLLLPITLKIDYADGTAAVRKIPVVGFFKQDAFPIFPEPGQEIIKLTIDPDQVLPDVDRTNNVWQP, encoded by the coding sequence ATGAACACTTCTTTTCAGCGCGTCCTGCTCGCTCTGCTTCTCTGTAGCCTCTCATGGTCGCCGGCAGCTTCTGCCCAACCTCAAACAGCATTTCCTCTGCATAACCAGGCGGTATTTGCGCCCCTCGATTGGCCGGCGCCAACACCTGAGCGTGCCGTAACTGGCTTTCCGGGGCCCAACTATTGGCAGCAACAGGCAGACTATGCCATCGCCGTCACCCTAGACCCGGCCACCCACCGCATTGCCGGTACCGTACGGATCACCTATACCAACAACAGTCCGCACCCCCTGCCCTTCCTCTGGTTACAGCTCGATCAGCAGGCTTTTGCGCACGACAGCCGCAACGCGCAACTCCATGGCCCCAACTCGCGCTGGCGTGGTGCTTTTGCAGATGGCGGGTTTGCCCTCTCGGAAGTAACCGTTGGCCGCAACGGCAGGGTGTATGCCCCACACTATCACATTGACGGCACACGGATGAAAATTGAATTGCAGCATCCGGTGTTGCCCAATGGCGGAGTCGTTGATGTCACGATGGCCTACAGTTATACCATTCCTCCGTTTGGGGCAGACCGAACCGGACACCAGGAATTTGAACAGGGCACGGTTTATCAAATTGCCCAGTGGTATCCGCGCATGTTTGTGTTTGATGACGTGAACGGGTGGAATACGATGCCTTACCTCGGCCAGGGTGAATTTTATACAGCATTTGGCAATTACAACCTCGAACTAACCGCGCCGGCGGATTTTGTGGTAGTTGCCACAGGTACGTTGTTAAACGAGGAAGAGGTCTTCACGCCCGAACAGGTTCGCCGGCTGGTTAAAGCACGTACCCAGGCTGAAACCATGCACATTATCAGGGAGAAGGAAGTTGGCAAGAAGCAGAGCCGGCCGAGTGACGTGACAGCGCTCACCTGGCGCTACAGGGCAGAGAACGTTCGCGATGTTGCGTGGGCTGCATCACAAGCATTTATACTGGATGCCGCAAGTTGGGAAGACGTCCTGATCATGTCCGCCTACCCCAAAGAGGCGATTGGTACGCCAGAAAGTCCTGGTTGGGAACGATCGACGGCGTATGTACGGCATGCGGTTGCGTTTTATTCTGACGCATGGTACCGCTACCCCTACCCTGTTGCCATCAATGTAGCCGGTCCGGTTGGTGGGATGGAATACCCGATGCTCATTTTTTGCAGCTACCAGGCAAGGGGGCAGGCGTTGTTTGGTGTGACTGATCATGAAATTGGCCATACCTGGTTTCCCATGCTTGTAGGCAGTGATGAGCGCCGGCATGGTTGGATGGATGAGGGGTTCAACACGTTTATCAACTACTTCTCCAACAAAGCATTTTACGGCCCCGACGCGGAGCGCCTGCAGCGTTATGCGCCCGCGCGTACCGCTGATCGGATGCAGCAACCTTTTGCAGACCAACCTTCGCTCACCTATGCAGACCAGATCCGTGCAGACGGTGTGGGGTTTCTCTCCTATCGTAAACCGGCGGTCGGGTTGCTGCTGCTACGCAACTACATCCTCGGCCCCGACCGTTTTGATCCGGCCTTCCAAAGCTACATCCGCGCCTGGGCCTACAAACACCCGCAGCCGGCAGACTTCTTCAGGAGTATCGAACAGGCTGCTGGCGAAGACCTCTCCTGGTTCTGGCGCGGCTGGTTCTATGGCACAGCAACGCTGGATCAGCAAGTTGTACGCCGCAATGCCGGCACCGACAACGCACACTGGATTGTACAACATGCATCTGACTTGCTCCTGCCGATTACACTCAAAATTGACTATGCAGATGGCACCGCTGCGGTACGCAAAATTCCAGTCGTCGGGTTCTTTAAACAAGATGCTTTTCCCATCTTCCCTGAACCGGGCCAGGAAATAATTAAACTCACCATCGACCCTGACCAGGTGCTCCCGGATGTTGACCGCACCAACAACGTGTGGCAACCTTAA
- a CDS encoding nucleoside transporter C-terminal domain-containing protein produces the protein MDLAMYALRGLFGLAVLVGIAYLFSSDRKRINWRIVGIGIGIQLIFAVLILKTKPGFLLFDFIGRAFTKILSFTYEGSQFIFGPLGIPTSTEGSMAFIFAFQVLPTLIFFGSLMAILYHLKIIQPLVKGMGYFMARALKVSGAESLATAANVFIGQTEAPLVVRPYVMGMTKSELMTLMAGGMATIAGGVLASYILFLGGDDPAAQAVFAAHLLSASIMSAPAAIVVAKILVPETETPQTSGTVDLAVTTTDSNVIEAAANGASDGLKLALNVGAMLLAFVAIIKMLNFLLALLGNPIIFGWEVYDLNAAIASWSNGNFTSLSLEAIFGFVFAPLAWAMGIETADILMFGRLLGEKVAINEFLAYLSLGELREVMSERSVYIATYALCGFANFSSIAIQIGGIGGIAPERKSDVAKLGLKSVVGGALASWMTATIAGMLLG, from the coding sequence ATGGATCTGGCCATGTATGCGCTCAGGGGCCTGTTTGGCCTCGCTGTACTTGTTGGCATCGCCTATCTCTTTTCTTCGGACCGCAAGCGCATCAACTGGCGCATTGTAGGCATTGGAATTGGTATCCAGCTCATTTTTGCTGTCCTGATTCTCAAAACCAAACCTGGATTTCTGCTCTTTGATTTTATTGGGCGGGCGTTCACCAAAATTCTGAGCTTTACGTACGAAGGCTCGCAGTTCATTTTTGGCCCGCTTGGGATTCCAACGTCAACTGAAGGCTCCATGGCCTTTATATTCGCTTTCCAGGTATTGCCGACGTTGATCTTCTTTGGCTCATTGATGGCCATCCTGTACCATTTGAAAATTATTCAGCCGCTCGTAAAGGGGATGGGATACTTTATGGCCCGCGCCCTCAAGGTATCCGGTGCAGAGTCCCTTGCTACCGCAGCCAATGTATTTATTGGTCAAACGGAGGCGCCGCTTGTGGTTCGGCCTTATGTGATGGGGATGACGAAAAGCGAGTTGATGACCCTGATGGCCGGCGGCATGGCAACGATCGCCGGCGGTGTGTTGGCCTCTTACATCCTCTTCCTTGGCGGTGATGACCCGGCTGCGCAAGCTGTTTTTGCAGCGCACCTTTTGTCAGCATCCATTATGAGTGCGCCGGCAGCCATTGTGGTCGCCAAGATCCTGGTGCCCGAAACAGAAACGCCGCAAACCAGCGGCACGGTTGATCTGGCAGTAACCACAACCGATTCAAATGTGATCGAAGCAGCGGCCAATGGGGCTTCTGATGGCCTGAAGCTGGCACTCAACGTAGGCGCCATGCTTCTTGCGTTTGTTGCCATCATCAAGATGCTAAACTTTTTGCTTGCCTTGCTCGGCAACCCCATCATTTTTGGGTGGGAGGTGTATGACCTGAACGCAGCCATTGCTAGCTGGAGCAATGGCAACTTCACCAGCCTCTCCCTAGAAGCGATCTTCGGATTTGTCTTCGCACCCCTCGCGTGGGCCATGGGCATTGAAACAGCTGATATTTTGATGTTTGGCCGGCTGCTGGGTGAAAAGGTGGCAATCAACGAATTCCTGGCCTATCTGTCGCTGGGTGAATTGCGCGAAGTGATGTCGGAGCGAAGTGTTTACATTGCTACTTACGCACTGTGTGGCTTTGCAAACTTCTCCTCTATTGCCATCCAGATAGGCGGCATTGGCGGCATTGCACCGGAGCGAAAAAGTGACGTAGCAAAACTGGGTTTAAAATCAGTAGTGGGTGGTGCGCTGGCCTCGTGGATGACTGCGACCATAGCCGGCATGCTTCTCGGTTAA
- a CDS encoding TonB family protein gives MKRVTYIAIIAFFLIQGCTQDAAFTYGPPAGWEADGTTWWNAAQDTTGLFRELETLEDMQVAGAEDVYLSNTSLTAGRDARQQFTKAVKRSLIRMYRNEPAIVDSLFEKFLAPKVQDVQFTNDPAKDVETFKKSSYKLLSRHFREPRTRLELGTDVLVVYPDSIRQQGVEGYVKLQVYLDAEGNPLTVELLDGVHPVLDQLALMATTEMRWLPAYVEHKREWKAIPSWTRYRIAFKTS, from the coding sequence GTGAAAAGAGTAACCTACATCGCAATTATTGCATTTTTTCTAATCCAGGGCTGTACGCAGGATGCTGCGTTTACGTATGGCCCACCTGCCGGCTGGGAAGCTGACGGTACCACCTGGTGGAATGCTGCGCAGGATACCACAGGCCTGTTTCGTGAACTTGAAACGCTCGAAGACATGCAGGTTGCTGGTGCAGAGGACGTGTACCTCTCCAATACATCGCTTACAGCCGGGCGGGATGCACGGCAGCAGTTTACCAAAGCAGTTAAGAGAAGCCTGATCCGAATGTACAGAAACGAGCCGGCTATCGTTGACTCACTATTTGAGAAGTTTCTCGCACCCAAGGTACAGGATGTCCAGTTTACCAACGACCCTGCAAAAGACGTAGAGACGTTCAAGAAGTCATCGTACAAACTGCTCTCGCGTCACTTTAGAGAGCCCCGTACACGCCTTGAGCTTGGTACGGATGTGCTGGTCGTATATCCTGACTCGATTCGCCAGCAGGGTGTAGAAGGCTATGTAAAGCTTCAGGTTTACCTGGATGCTGAAGGGAATCCGCTTACTGTAGAATTGCTTGATGGCGTACATCCGGTGCTAGACCAACTGGCGCTGATGGCCACGACGGAAATGCGGTGGTTGCCGGCATACGTAGAGCACAAGCGGGAATGGAAAGCCATTCCTTCCTGGACCCGTTACCGGATTGCGTTTAAAACTTCCTGA
- a CDS encoding NfeD family protein: protein MEIFIPIALIILGLGFILFEVYLVPGFNVVGIIGLLVIVFAVGYGFSETGLVGGTMYLLGATVSVVGLFFWMWKSGAWDRFILATNLRKDENLIARESEDRARYLGEAGRAITPLRPTGIVEIGGRRIEVMTEGEFIAAGSSVKVVAMDRRRYFVRLENQDPDNPS from the coding sequence TTGGAAATTTTCATTCCCATAGCACTGATTATCCTCGGACTCGGTTTTATCCTGTTCGAAGTATATCTGGTGCCTGGTTTTAACGTGGTTGGTATTATTGGCTTGTTGGTCATTGTTTTTGCGGTAGGATACGGATTTAGCGAAACGGGCCTTGTGGGCGGTACGATGTACCTGCTGGGCGCAACTGTTTCGGTGGTTGGTTTGTTTTTTTGGATGTGGAAATCCGGCGCCTGGGACCGCTTTATTTTGGCGACCAACCTGCGCAAAGACGAAAACCTTATAGCCCGTGAAAGCGAAGACAGGGCGCGTTACCTGGGCGAAGCAGGGCGGGCAATAACGCCTTTGCGTCCGACCGGCATTGTAGAAATTGGGGGCCGGCGTATTGAAGTGATGACGGAGGGGGAGTTTATTGCTGCGGGCAGTAGTGTGAAGGTGGTTGCGATGGATCGGAGGCGGTATTTTGTGCGGCTCGAAAATCAGGATCCCGACAACCCTTCTTAA
- a CDS encoding NfeD family protein → MTFNANHRLTGHIARILFISVFLAPFFNQVQDVAAQELLSERVPFDEPLTDGAVFLVPVDGMIDNGLARYIERATEDAEEGNAALIIYHVDTFGGLVEAADKIRKTILNASVPTVAFIDKNAASAGALISYAADRILMAPGSSIGAATVVEGGSGAKASEKYQSYMRGLMRATAEANGRDPQIAESMVDDSLAVEGVVDVGELLTLSSQEALDVGVADGIVASIDEITAIYDIAEAEQVDHQASRVEQILRFLGSPVLQSLLMMMMMGGLYFELQSPGVGFAGLMSLLGATLFFAPHYMMGLVESWEIVLFGIGVLLLLAEVFVIPGFGIAGLAGLILVIGSLIASLIGNVNLEFPPFLEITSALSTMAVTLVLLVLMVFSLARYLPTTTRFNRMVLAPELSSADGYTAAVTDHEILGMVGRAITPLRPSGTVQLSENQRRVDVVTAGEFIDTGASVRVVDVRGSRVEVRQVEAISRESETSVA, encoded by the coding sequence ATGACATTCAACGCCAACCACAGGTTAACCGGACACATTGCACGAATCCTGTTTATTTCAGTATTCCTGGCCCCATTTTTTAATCAGGTTCAGGACGTTGCTGCACAAGAATTGTTGTCTGAACGTGTACCGTTTGACGAACCATTGACCGATGGCGCTGTCTTTCTTGTGCCTGTAGATGGCATGATTGACAATGGTTTGGCGCGCTACATTGAGCGGGCTACCGAGGACGCGGAAGAAGGCAATGCTGCGTTGATTATCTACCATGTAGACACCTTTGGTGGTCTGGTAGAGGCAGCTGACAAAATCCGAAAAACCATTTTGAATGCCTCTGTACCTACAGTGGCGTTTATTGACAAAAACGCAGCATCCGCCGGCGCACTTATTTCATACGCGGCAGACCGCATTCTCATGGCGCCAGGCTCGTCTATTGGCGCGGCAACCGTTGTGGAAGGGGGGAGCGGGGCCAAAGCTTCTGAGAAATACCAGAGCTACATGCGCGGACTCATGCGTGCCACGGCAGAAGCCAATGGCCGCGATCCTCAGATTGCAGAGTCAATGGTAGATGATTCACTTGCCGTCGAAGGGGTTGTGGATGTTGGTGAACTGCTTACGCTCTCCTCACAGGAAGCGCTTGATGTTGGCGTAGCTGACGGTATTGTAGCCTCTATCGATGAAATTACAGCCATTTACGACATTGCTGAGGCAGAACAGGTAGACCATCAGGCCTCTCGCGTGGAGCAAATCTTGCGTTTTCTCGGTTCTCCTGTGCTGCAGTCACTCCTGATGATGATGATGATGGGGGGCTTGTATTTTGAGCTTCAATCGCCAGGTGTTGGATTTGCCGGCCTCATGTCGCTGCTTGGCGCCACGTTGTTCTTCGCGCCGCATTACATGATGGGGCTCGTTGAAAGCTGGGAAATTGTACTGTTTGGTATAGGGGTCTTGCTTTTACTGGCCGAGGTGTTTGTGATACCCGGGTTTGGCATTGCCGGCCTGGCAGGGCTGATTCTTGTGATCGGGTCGCTGATTGCTTCGCTGATCGGAAATGTAAACCTGGAGTTTCCTCCGTTTCTTGAAATTACCTCGGCCCTGTCTACAATGGCCGTAACGCTGGTATTGCTGGTGCTGATGGTCTTTTCGCTCGCGCGGTACTTACCCACAACAACACGGTTCAACCGGATGGTGCTTGCCCCTGAATTGTCGAGTGCTGATGGCTACACAGCAGCAGTTACGGATCATGAGATTCTTGGTATGGTAGGCCGTGCAATCACCCCCTTGAGGCCTTCTGGCACTGTGCAGCTTTCAGAGAACCAGCGGCGTGTTGATGTTGTAACCGCCGGCGAGTTTATCGATACCGGGGCCTCTGTGCGGGTTGTAGACGTACGGGGCAGCAGGGTGGAAGTCCGCCAGGTTGAAGCTATTTCAAGAGAAAGTGAAACATCTGTCGCATAA
- a CDS encoding L,D-transpeptidase family protein, with the protein MCGWTAGAVHAQDYTAQNDTAHNVRFASADGSLYYSVARKAAVFNEANRSTEVFKLNFREPVSLIERRGLWSLIKTEDGKTGYVSNKDISNIWIRISKRKKSVYVYRGTQLIKRYIADFGNNVASDKIQRGDVRSPDDWRTPEGTFFVVSKNPNSKFYKALVLNYPNAEDARRGYRQGLISKREYDAIVAAEDNGNIPPMNTMLGGWIEIHGDGTGGGTNWTQGCIAIENDKMDELWPLIQVGTPVLTEY; encoded by the coding sequence ATGTGTGGCTGGACCGCTGGGGCGGTACATGCACAAGACTACACAGCACAAAACGATACAGCGCACAACGTTCGGTTCGCTTCTGCAGACGGATCGCTGTATTACAGCGTTGCGCGCAAAGCAGCGGTTTTTAATGAAGCAAACAGGTCTACCGAAGTTTTTAAACTCAACTTTAGAGAGCCAGTAAGCCTTATTGAGCGAAGAGGCCTTTGGAGCCTGATCAAGACGGAAGATGGCAAAACGGGCTATGTCTCTAACAAAGACATTTCTAACATCTGGATCCGCATTTCGAAGCGTAAAAAGAGCGTTTATGTTTATCGGGGTACCCAACTTATCAAGCGCTACATTGCTGACTTCGGCAACAATGTAGCGTCAGATAAAATCCAGCGCGGCGATGTACGGTCTCCTGATGACTGGCGAACACCGGAAGGGACCTTTTTTGTGGTTTCCAAGAATCCAAATAGCAAGTTTTACAAAGCGCTGGTGCTGAACTACCCCAACGCAGAAGATGCACGCCGCGGCTACCGGCAAGGCCTGATTTCTAAACGAGAATATGACGCTATCGTTGCCGCCGAAGACAACGGCAATATCCCCCCCATGAACACCATGCTCGGCGGCTGGATCGAAATCCACGGCGACGGCACAGGCGGTGGTACCAACTGGACGCAAGGGTGTATCGCCATCGAAAACGACAAAATGGACGAACTCTGGCCTCTCATCCAGGTCGGTACGCCTGTTTTGACGGAGTATTAG
- a CDS encoding HAD hydrolase family protein → MTKLFISDIDGCISQPYQPMQADGIARLTAHAKQGGTLGHSAVYPALSLCSGRPMPYVECLTQALGLQMPVLFESGGGIFDPVNARITWSPHLTPDVVKQVREVTRWFETDCVSGTMMVVDYAKRAHAGIIGPDPDEIQAAIPRVEAFVRTAGLDFDVLPTHLSIDVVPKGITKETGMQWMLDMLSLSFDDVAYIGDSLGDLEALKLAGRSFAPENAKSVVKEAVDVVVPAEVEGVLIAIKMCITRNQQTLEIEELKY, encoded by the coding sequence ATGACAAAACTGTTTATCTCTGATATTGACGGGTGTATCTCCCAGCCATACCAGCCCATGCAGGCGGATGGCATCGCGAGGCTGACTGCACACGCAAAGCAGGGGGGGACCCTTGGACACAGTGCTGTGTATCCCGCTTTAAGCCTCTGTTCGGGCCGGCCGATGCCTTATGTAGAGTGCCTCACCCAGGCACTTGGGTTGCAAATGCCAGTGCTTTTCGAGAGTGGCGGTGGTATTTTTGATCCTGTAAATGCACGCATTACCTGGAGTCCGCATTTGACCCCCGATGTGGTAAAGCAAGTAAGAGAAGTGACCCGTTGGTTCGAAACGGATTGTGTATCCGGGACTATGATGGTGGTAGATTATGCCAAGCGTGCCCATGCCGGCATCATCGGACCCGATCCGGATGAAATACAGGCTGCCATCCCCAGAGTAGAAGCCTTTGTACGCACGGCAGGACTGGATTTTGACGTCCTGCCCACGCATCTTTCTATTGATGTGGTGCCAAAGGGCATTACCAAAGAGACAGGCATGCAGTGGATGCTTGATATGCTGTCTTTATCATTTGATGATGTGGCCTATATCGGCGATTCGCTAGGCGATTTGGAAGCGCTCAAGTTGGCCGGCCGTTCTTTTGCTCCGGAAAATGCAAAATCCGTTGTGAAAGAAGCAGTAGACGTGGTTGTGCCGGCAGAAGTGGAAGGGGTACTGATTGCCATAAAAATGTGCATCACCAGGAACCAACAAACCCTTGAAATAGAAGAACTTAAATACTGA
- a CDS encoding SDR family oxidoreductase — MENKSFGLLKGKKGIIFGALEERSIAWAIAEKVYAEGGEFILSNAPVAKRLGTLDKLADITNSEIIWADATSDEEIRGLFDQAKEKFGSVDFIVHAIGMGLNVRKKRPYENLNYNWLMKSLDISSVSLHRIVHHGMESEALADNGSIVALSYIGAQRVFSAYSEMGDAKALLESIVRSFGYRLGKRGIRINSISQGPTKTTAGTGIKGFEAMFNFAEKISPLGNPSAESCADYTVSLLSDLTRMVTMQNLYHDGGFSSMGISDELIDEIGDALGG, encoded by the coding sequence ATGGAAAACAAGAGTTTCGGTTTGTTGAAAGGGAAAAAGGGGATCATTTTTGGTGCCCTTGAAGAACGGAGCATCGCCTGGGCCATTGCCGAAAAGGTGTATGCAGAAGGAGGCGAATTCATTCTGTCCAATGCCCCTGTAGCGAAGCGTTTGGGCACGCTGGACAAACTGGCTGATATCACCAACAGTGAAATCATCTGGGCAGATGCCACCAGTGATGAAGAAATCCGTGGTCTTTTTGATCAGGCGAAAGAAAAATTTGGTAGCGTCGACTTTATTGTTCACGCCATCGGTATGGGCCTCAATGTTCGCAAAAAACGGCCTTACGAGAACCTCAACTACAACTGGCTGATGAAATCGCTCGACATTTCGTCGGTAAGCCTGCATCGTATTGTTCACCATGGTATGGAAAGCGAGGCGCTGGCTGACAATGGTTCGATTGTAGCACTCAGTTACATTGGCGCGCAGCGTGTTTTTTCGGCGTACTCAGAAATGGGCGATGCAAAAGCGCTGCTCGAAAGCATCGTGCGCTCTTTTGGGTATCGGCTTGGAAAACGCGGCATTCGCATCAACTCGATTTCGCAGGGCCCAACCAAAACCACTGCCGGCACAGGCATCAAAGGTTTCGAAGCCATGTTCAACTTTGCTGAGAAAATCTCTCCGCTGGGCAATCCGAGTGCAGAATCCTGTGCAGACTATACCGTCAGCCTGCTGTCCGATCTCACCCGTATGGTGACCATGCAGAACCTTTACCACGACGGTGGATTTAGCAGCATGGGCATTTCCGACGAGCTGATCGACGAAATAGGTGATGCCCTTGGCGGCTAA
- a CDS encoding inositol monophosphatase family protein, whose translation MRYQEALDVAVAAATRAGQLIRTHAGQINTNQIRMKNVHDLVTEIDEASQQLIVDILQKAFPDAQFMAEEGDVFSKGNEKVAGWRWIIDPIDGTTNFTHGMPPYAVSIGLEEDGELVAGVVLEVGRWELFTAIKGGGLHVNGVRHQVSKTDSLSDALVVTGFPYKHFGHLDEYLALLGDMLKAARGVRRTGSASVDLAYVAAGRFDGFFETGLMPWDLAAGVLLIKEAGGRVSNYADKPDGLFEKQILATNGRIHGEMLALVAQMKDIRL comes from the coding sequence ATGCGTTACCAGGAGGCGCTTGACGTCGCAGTGGCGGCCGCTACCCGGGCGGGCCAACTCATCAGAACACACGCCGGCCAGATTAACACGAACCAGATCCGCATGAAAAACGTGCACGATCTGGTGACAGAAATAGATGAGGCATCGCAGCAACTGATTGTTGACATCCTCCAAAAAGCTTTCCCTGATGCCCAGTTCATGGCTGAAGAAGGGGATGTGTTTTCAAAAGGCAATGAGAAAGTTGCCGGCTGGCGATGGATTATCGACCCGATTGATGGTACCACCAACTTTACCCATGGCATGCCGCCGTATGCGGTAAGCATTGGGCTGGAAGAAGATGGCGAACTGGTTGCCGGTGTTGTGCTGGAGGTTGGGCGTTGGGAGCTGTTCACGGCCATCAAAGGCGGTGGCTTGCACGTTAATGGGGTGCGTCACCAGGTAAGCAAAACAGACAGCCTGTCGGATGCGCTGGTGGTGACCGGCTTTCCTTATAAACATTTTGGACACCTGGATGAATATTTGGCCTTGCTGGGAGACATGTTGAAAGCAGCACGCGGCGTAAGGCGCACAGGATCTGCTTCGGTTGATCTCGCCTATGTGGCTGCCGGCAGGTTTGACGGCTTTTTTGAAACGGGTCTTATGCCATGGGATCTCGCTGCCGGCGTTTTACTCATCAAAGAAGCGGGTGGCCGGGTCAGCAATTATGCGGACAAGCCAGACGGTTTGTTTGAGAAGCAGATTTTGGCAACCAACGGTCGTATTCATGGCGAAATGCTGGCGCTGGTTGCACAAATGAAAGATATTCGATTGTGA